CGGTATCCAGCTGTTGCTCTGGCTGATCAGCGGCTTTTATTTTGTGGTAATGGATCACCAGGGAGCCCGCGGCAGCATATACCGGGTCCAGCCACCCGTGCAGGCAATAGACAACCGGCGGCTGCTCGAACCCGCCCAGGTTTTGAGCCAGCAGCAGGCCAGTGTTGCCCTAAAGCAAATCAGCCTGCTGGGAACGCCTTATTACCTGTTGACCCATGAGCAGGGCTTATACCGGCACTTTAAAAACACCTACAGCCTGGTAAATGCCTATACCGGCGAGCTTACCCGAATAGATAAGGCTATGGCATCGGCACTGGCCCTGTCCAGTTATAACGGACCAGGCACTCTTGTCTCCGCGGTTAAGCTGGAGCCGCCGATAGCGGATTTTCCGAAAGAGCGCAACAGCGTTTGGCAGGTGAACTTTGACGACGACCTCAATACCAGCGTATACCTGGATGCCGGCTCGGGGCATGTGATCGGCCACAGCAATGACGACCGGCGCTTTGCCGATTTTTTCTATATGCTGCATTTTATGGATTACGGCTCGGTTAAAGGCTTTAACAATATCCAGATCATCTTTTTTGCCGTGGTCACCCTGTTCCTGTCCCTGACCGGCTTTATCTGGACCGCTAACCTGATAGCTAACGGCCGCTATAGTTTGCCGTTTTTTGGCGGTAAAAAGGCGGTTGAGCTGGTGGATAAAAACGATGCCAGTATGGGAGTGCACAGCTTTTCGCCCCGGCAAAGCCTGCTGGACGGTTTGATCGAACATGATATCGCCCTGCCGTCCAGCTGCGGTGGCGGCGGTACCTGCGGGCGCTGTAAGATAGTGACAGACCCGGGCGTGGCCGTCGGCAGCGCAGACAAACATTATTTCAGCGATCGTGAGCTGGCGCTTGGCTACCGCCTGGCCTGCCAGCACCAGGCAGCAGAAGTTAAGCAGTTAAAACTGCTGGATAAGGTTAATGCCCGCAAACATCAGCTGACCCTGATAAGCAGTGAGTTTATCAGTCCGAGCATTAAAGAATTAAGATTCAGGCTCAGTGACGGCGGCAAACTGGATTACCGGGCGGGAGCTTATATGCGCTTCTTTATTCCGGCGGCCAAGGGCTGCTCGGTGCCGTTAAGGCTGCCGGAGCAGTTCCGGCCCCACTGGCACCATATCGAGCAGCTGGAATACCAGCATCTGGCCTGCAGCCGCAGCTATTCGCTGGCCAATTACGGTGGCCAGCAAGAGCTGGTGTTTACCGTCAAATATCAGTCTGCCCCCAATAACCGGGTGTTGCCGGGGGTTGGTTCCAGTTATTTATGTAACCTGGAAGTAGGAAAAACCATAGACGCCGTCGGACCTTTTGAAGACTTTTATGCCGAAAATAACGGAGAGGGGCAGTCAGGCAAAATCCGCATCATGATAGGGGCAGGGGCCGGTATGGCGCCGTTAAAAGCCTTGATTTATGAGCAGCTGGAAAAGTTTAGCAACCCGGAGCCTCTGCATTTCTATTTCGGTGCCCGCACCGAACAGGATTTGATTTATTACCGGGAATTTACCGATCTGGTGCAGCGCTATCCGCAGTTTCGTTATCTGCCGGTTTTATCCCGTCCCGGCGATAGTTGGCAGGGAGCCAGGGGTTATGTGCAGCAAGGACTTAAAGCTCAGCTGGCGAGCTTGGACAGCCTGGAAAACATAGAGTTTTACCTGTGCGGGCCGGTGAATATGATGTCGGATACCATTGCCATGTTGAAAGCCATGGGAGTGGCGTCCGATAACATTGCTTATGATGACTTCAGCCGCTGACCTGTAAACTCCCGTCTTGCATAACCGTTTAGGGCCGCCTGTTTTTCCGACAAGCGGCCCTTTTGCTTGTGTTAAAACAATATTTTTCCATTTGTTTATTATGCCTTGCTTCTGGGGCGAAGCAGATCAAAATTTTTCCGGCCGTGTTCAATAGAATCAGACCGGTAAAACACAACCCGCTCTATAGAAATAAGCCAGATTGCAGAAAATAACAGCCAGTGTATTTAAGACTCAAATTGTCATAATGACATTTTTTAAATAACAGCTAAGCTGACGGCTTAACTGTTATTTTCTGTGTAATACGCTGTTTTTATATGATTTATTTTTAGAGGGACAGCTGGCACCGGAATTGCCATAGGGGTGATATCACGAAGATGCTGATGCTTTACGCCTCAGCAGGATAAACATCTGGAGAATTAAGGTGAAATATACAAGATTATTTAACGCCCTTGCGGGTACCGGCTCTGTTACGGCTATGGCGGCCGGTATCGGCGTTTTGCCCCTGGTGGCTTATGCAGGACAAGGCACGATAGCGCATGAAGACATAGAAAAAATTACCGTTACCGGCTCCCGTATTAAACGCACAGATCTGGAAAGCGCCAGTCCTGTGGCGGTGATCAGCGCCGAACAAATCAGCCTGTCGGGGATTTCCAATGTTGAGGATCTGCTGCAGGAAATGTCATTTTCCGCCGGTGTGGCGGGTAATGCCACCAATGCCTACTGGACCAGCGGCGGTTACGGCACCGCCCAGGTGAATATCCGCGGTTTGGGCATCAAGCGCACCCTGGTGCTGTTAAACGGCAGGCGGGTGGTTGCCGGGGGCACAGGCGCCAACAGTTCGGTTGATTTGAATATGATCCCCACCGGGTTGATAGAACGTATCGAAGTGCTTAAAGACGGCGCTTCGGCGATTTACGGCGCCGATGCCGTGGCCGGGGTGGTAAACATCATCACCAAGAAATCGTTCGAGGGAGCCGAGTTTAATGTTAAAGCCGGGATTTCCGATGAAGGCGACGGGGAAAATCAGGAGCTTAACCTGACGTTAGGCGGCAAGTTTGACCGCGGACATGCGCTGTTAAGCCTGAACTACAGCAACAGCGAAGCGGTGCGTCAGTCGGACCGGATAGATTGCGCCAAAGCCGGCACCCCCGAGGGCGAGCTGGAGTGTTTCGGCAGCGGCACTACCGAAGGGGGCAGGGCATTGCTGGCTGACGGCTCTCAGGTGCAGTTTAACCAGCATACCGATACCCAGGCCTATGGCGACAGCTACGGGGCCTACAATGCGCAGGAACACGGTTTTGAATGGATCCCTTATCTGAATGCCGTTAATCCTATGGAGCGCTTTAACCTTTCCAGTTTTGTCAACTATCAGCTTAGTGACGGCATCCGGCTGTTTACCGAGGCCATGTACAGCAAACGTAAAGGGGAGCAAATCGTTACCCCGCGCAATGGTTTCGGCGGCATCCAGGTGGATGCAGACTTCGCTTATAATCCTACTGGGCAGGACCTGGAATTTCAGCGCCGGCGCAATACCGAACTGGGGGCGCCGTATTTCTTCCAGGAAACC
This genomic window from Thalassomonas viridans contains:
- a CDS encoding 2Fe-2S iron-sulfur cluster-binding protein, yielding MQYLKALHKWTSAIVGIQLLLWLISGFYFVVMDHQGARGSIYRVQPPVQAIDNRRLLEPAQVLSQQQASVALKQISLLGTPYYLLTHEQGLYRHFKNTYSLVNAYTGELTRIDKAMASALALSSYNGPGTLVSAVKLEPPIADFPKERNSVWQVNFDDDLNTSVYLDAGSGHVIGHSNDDRRFADFFYMLHFMDYGSVKGFNNIQIIFFAVVTLFLSLTGFIWTANLIANGRYSLPFFGGKKAVELVDKNDASMGVHSFSPRQSLLDGLIEHDIALPSSCGGGGTCGRCKIVTDPGVAVGSADKHYFSDRELALGYRLACQHQAAEVKQLKLLDKVNARKHQLTLISSEFISPSIKELRFRLSDGGKLDYRAGAYMRFFIPAAKGCSVPLRLPEQFRPHWHHIEQLEYQHLACSRSYSLANYGGQQELVFTVKYQSAPNNRVLPGVGSSYLCNLEVGKTIDAVGPFEDFYAENNGEGQSGKIRIMIGAGAGMAPLKALIYEQLEKFSNPEPLHFYFGARTEQDLIYYREFTDLVQRYPQFRYLPVLSRPGDSWQGARGYVQQGLKAQLASLDSLENIEFYLCGPVNMMSDTIAMLKAMGVASDNIAYDDFSR